One window of Acetonema longum DSM 6540 genomic DNA carries:
- a CDS encoding 2-oxoacid:acceptor oxidoreductase family protein: protein MMDTVLLAGFGGQGVMFLGKVLAYSGMLAGREVCWIPSYGPEMRGGTANCSVILATDEIHSPVVEMADTGIVLNQPSYDKFLPRIKPGGALVVNNSIVDLGRGRRDIDLISLPAAEMANDLGNPALANMVSLGALLSKLKMIDLAGVEKALAAIMGEKRPDMLEINLSAIQQGMKI, encoded by the coding sequence ATGATGGATACGGTTTTGCTGGCAGGCTTCGGCGGCCAGGGAGTCATGTTTCTCGGCAAGGTCCTGGCTTATTCCGGCATGCTGGCCGGGCGGGAAGTCTGCTGGATTCCTTCCTACGGGCCGGAAATGCGGGGCGGTACCGCCAACTGTTCGGTCATCCTGGCCACGGACGAGATCCATTCGCCGGTAGTGGAGATGGCCGATACCGGCATTGTGCTGAACCAGCCTTCCTATGATAAATTTCTCCCCCGGATCAAGCCAGGCGGCGCACTGGTGGTCAACAACTCCATCGTAGACCTGGGACGCGGCCGCCGGGACATTGACCTGATCTCCTTGCCGGCGGCTGAAATGGCCAATGACCTGGGGAATCCCGCTCTGGCCAACATGGTTTCCCTGGGGGCGCTGCTGTCGAAGCTCAAGATGATTGACCTGGCCGGGGTGGAAAAAGCCCTGGCCGCCATTATGGGAGAAAAACGCCCGGACATGCTGGAAATCAATCTGAGCGCCATTCAGCAAGGCATGAAAATATAG
- a CDS encoding thiamine pyrophosphate-dependent enzyme, whose product MEKIFGRPRGLTDLPFTYCPGCTHGIIHRLIGEVLEEMDIISDTIGVASVGCSMFTQELFACDFVQSLHGRAAAVATGVKRSLPDRLVFTYQGDGDIAAIGTSHAIHAAARGEKITVVMVNNAIYGMTGGQMAPTTLEGQKTATSPYGRDKALAGSPVDFPKTIATLSGAVYVAAMSVDTPANIKKTKQALKKAFQVQQAGLGFSLVSILSTCPTGWGLSPADSLDWLRDNMVPVYEMGEIKATEEVKDL is encoded by the coding sequence ATGGAAAAAATATTTGGCAGACCCAGAGGTTTAACCGATCTTCCTTTCACTTACTGCCCCGGCTGCACTCATGGCATCATTCACCGCCTGATCGGGGAAGTCTTGGAGGAAATGGATATCATCAGTGATACCATCGGGGTGGCTTCGGTGGGCTGCTCCATGTTCACCCAGGAATTGTTCGCCTGCGATTTCGTCCAGTCACTCCATGGCCGGGCGGCAGCCGTGGCTACCGGTGTCAAACGCTCTCTGCCCGACCGGCTGGTGTTTACCTATCAGGGAGACGGAGACATTGCGGCGATCGGCACCTCTCATGCCATTCATGCCGCCGCCCGGGGTGAAAAAATCACCGTGGTCATGGTCAATAACGCCATTTATGGCATGACCGGCGGCCAGATGGCCCCCACCACCCTGGAAGGCCAGAAAACCGCCACCAGCCCCTATGGCCGGGACAAGGCGCTGGCCGGGTCCCCCGTCGATTTCCCCAAAACCATTGCCACTTTGTCCGGCGCGGTGTATGTGGCAGCCATGTCGGTGGATACCCCCGCCAACATAAAAAAGACCAAGCAGGCTCTGAAAAAAGCCTTTCAGGTGCAGCAGGCCGGCCTGGGTTTTTCCCTGGTCAGCATCCTGTCCACCTGCCCCACCGGCTGGGGCCTGTCGCCGGCAGACAGTCTTGATTGGCTGCGGGATAATATGGTGCCGGTGTATGAGATGGGTGAAATCAAAGCGACGGAGGAGGTGAAAGACCTATGA
- a CDS encoding AbrB family transcriptional regulator: MPLLLIKTFLLAVAGGCLFYASSIPLPWMLGPLTAVLLWRNIARRPIYWPVNIRNAGTVILGSLMGSSFTLETARQIALQLPFMLLATGLVIGFSLLTASITARRAGIGLASSMLGSIPGGLTQMVLLSEEIKESDLAVVSFMQTIRLLCVVFIVPFIAVHSVAGGSPAAVAALSASTAPTATPLHLIPLYVAGSAAGAWTASRYHFPTPFLVGPLLFTAALVLSGVSAPVFPQWLILISQLTVGAFMGSTIEIAGLSNWKILLPYAIAGGVGVVLFSFGLGYFLTVTHPIDLITAFLGTAPGGMTEMGITATSVHADLSIVSAYQLSRLLVILFIVPYILRWLLNDRKAKPETEL, translated from the coding sequence ATGCCATTATTACTGATCAAGACCTTTCTGCTGGCTGTGGCCGGCGGTTGTCTCTTTTATGCCTCGTCCATACCTCTTCCCTGGATGCTGGGGCCTTTAACCGCGGTGCTGCTCTGGCGAAACATCGCCCGGCGGCCGATTTATTGGCCGGTCAACATCCGCAACGCCGGTACGGTTATCCTGGGAAGCCTGATGGGCAGTTCCTTCACACTGGAAACTGCCAGGCAAATCGCTCTCCAGCTGCCGTTCATGCTGCTGGCCACCGGCCTGGTCATCGGATTCAGCCTGCTGACGGCCTCCATTACCGCCCGGCGGGCAGGAATCGGCTTGGCCAGCAGCATGCTGGGCAGTATCCCCGGCGGTCTGACGCAAATGGTCTTATTGTCGGAAGAAATCAAAGAGAGCGACCTTGCAGTGGTAAGCTTTATGCAGACCATCCGTCTCCTGTGCGTCGTCTTTATCGTGCCGTTTATCGCTGTGCACAGCGTAGCCGGCGGATCGCCGGCTGCGGTTGCAGCTCTGTCTGCCTCGACTGCGCCAACGGCGACCCCGCTTCATCTGATTCCGCTATATGTAGCCGGTTCGGCGGCCGGCGCCTGGACAGCCAGCCGCTATCATTTTCCCACGCCTTTTTTGGTCGGGCCGCTGCTGTTCACGGCCGCCCTGGTCCTATCCGGCGTTAGCGCTCCGGTTTTCCCTCAATGGCTTATTTTAATCTCTCAATTAACCGTAGGGGCATTTATGGGCAGCACCATCGAAATTGCCGGTCTCAGCAATTGGAAAATTCTTCTCCCTTATGCTATTGCCGGCGGAGTGGGCGTGGTGCTCTTCTCTTTTGGCCTGGGCTATTTCCTGACCGTCACCCATCCTATTGACTTAATCACCGCTTTTCTGGGCACCGCCCCCGGCGGCATGACCGAAATGGGCATTACAGCCACCTCCGTACACGCGGATTTATCCATTGTATCGGCTTATCAGCTGTCCCGGCTGCTGGTGATTCTGTTTATCGTTCCCTACATATTACGTTGGTTACTGAACGACAGAAAAGCAAAACCTGAGACTGAACTCTAA
- a CDS encoding 4Fe-4S dicluster domain-containing protein: MPKVVVLSDRCKSCGLCVKICPRQVLAIGDKPNPKGYFAVAVQQADQCIGCALCGTMCPDVALEIYK, encoded by the coding sequence ATGCCTAAGGTTGTTGTGTTAAGCGACCGCTGTAAAAGCTGCGGGCTGTGCGTTAAGATCTGTCCGCGTCAGGTTTTGGCTATCGGTGACAAACCCAATCCTAAAGGCTATTTTGCCGTTGCTGTTCAACAGGCCGACCAATGCATCGGCTGCGCTCTGTGCGGCACGATGTGCCCGGACGTGGCCTTAGAAATCTACAAATAG
- the vorB gene encoding 3-methyl-2-oxobutanoate dehydrogenase subunit VorB: MEKVLFKGNEAIAEAAICAGCRLFFGYPITPSTEVVEYLAWHMPKSGGTVLQAEDEIASINMCCGAAYTGARVMTASSGPGISLKQEGLSHAAANELPMVIVDISRAGPGLGGLGPSQADYFQATKGGGHGDYRLIVLAPAKVQEMYDYTMEAFDLADRHRNPVMILAEGFLGQMMEPIELKARPGTVLPVKDWIVDGCRNRSRRRLTSYGLSNETTEAACLHLEEKYNRIRAAEQRWEDFYSEDADYIIAAFGTCARIAKSAVLLARQQGIKLGLVRPITLWPFPEKAFTRLTQQLKGVLTVELSAGQMVEDVRLALASSCVPVAFYGRQGGMLPTEEELLRQVIQTFQPAPGKGV; the protein is encoded by the coding sequence ATGGAGAAAGTGTTGTTCAAGGGAAACGAGGCCATTGCCGAGGCGGCTATTTGCGCCGGATGCCGCTTGTTTTTCGGCTACCCGATTACCCCTTCCACCGAAGTGGTGGAATATCTGGCCTGGCATATGCCCAAGTCCGGCGGCACGGTGCTGCAGGCTGAGGATGAGATTGCCTCCATCAATATGTGCTGCGGTGCGGCCTATACCGGCGCACGGGTCATGACCGCCTCTTCCGGCCCGGGCATCAGCCTGAAACAGGAAGGTTTATCTCATGCCGCCGCTAATGAGCTGCCCATGGTTATCGTCGACATCAGCCGGGCCGGACCCGGCCTGGGAGGCTTGGGACCCAGTCAGGCCGACTATTTTCAGGCCACCAAAGGCGGTGGCCACGGCGACTACCGGCTCATTGTGCTGGCTCCGGCTAAAGTGCAGGAAATGTATGATTACACTATGGAAGCCTTTGATTTAGCCGATAGGCACCGCAATCCGGTTATGATCCTGGCCGAAGGCTTCCTGGGCCAGATGATGGAGCCGATTGAACTGAAAGCCAGACCCGGTACCGTCCTGCCTGTCAAGGACTGGATCGTTGACGGCTGCCGCAACCGGTCCCGGCGAAGGCTCACCAGCTACGGCCTGTCCAATGAGACTACCGAAGCCGCCTGTCTGCATCTGGAGGAAAAATATAACCGGATTCGTGCTGCCGAACAGAGATGGGAAGATTTCTACAGCGAGGATGCCGACTATATCATCGCCGCCTTCGGCACCTGCGCCCGCATCGCCAAATCCGCCGTCCTGCTGGCAAGGCAGCAGGGCATCAAGCTGGGCCTGGTGCGGCCCATTACCCTCTGGCCCTTTCCCGAAAAGGCATTTACGCGGCTGACGCAACAGCTGAAAGGGGTACTGACGGTGGAACTGAGCGCCGGTCAAATGGTGGAAGATGTCCGGCTGGCTTTGGCCTCCAGCTGTGTGCCGGTGGCATTCTACGGCCGTCAGGGCGGCATGCTGCCTACGGAGGAAGAATTGCTCCGCCAGGTCATACAAACATTTCAGCCGGCGCCGGGGAAAGGAGTGTAA
- a CDS encoding histidinol phosphate phosphatase: MIFDTHMHTRFSTDSRMTLEEAVGQSRQLGLGIVLTEHMDLAYPEPAAFTFDVDAYFQSYGPYRSDSLLLGIEIGMRTDCLDGNREIIERYPFDYCIGSIHVVDNMDIYQEGFYLSRSKQEVYHQYFSSMADCLACHDFVDSLGHIDYIARYARYADPEIYCHELQDDIDQVLKLVAAKGKAMEINTRRLQSQEFVDALLPVYQRFYQLGGRYVTIGSDAHKAADIGRGLATAQAIADHCQLKVVKFRERRMEYVRA; encoded by the coding sequence ATGATATTTGACACACACATGCATACCCGCTTTTCCACCGACTCGCGGATGACCCTGGAGGAGGCTGTCGGCCAATCCCGGCAGTTGGGGCTGGGCATCGTGCTTACCGAGCACATGGATCTGGCTTATCCGGAACCGGCAGCCTTTACTTTTGATGTAGACGCTTATTTTCAAAGCTACGGTCCCTATCGCAGCGACTCGTTGCTGCTGGGCATTGAAATCGGTATGCGCACTGACTGCCTGGACGGCAACCGGGAAATCATCGAACGCTACCCCTTTGACTACTGCATCGGTTCCATCCATGTAGTGGACAATATGGACATTTATCAGGAAGGCTTTTATCTGTCCCGCAGCAAACAGGAAGTCTACCACCAGTATTTCAGCTCTATGGCGGATTGCCTGGCCTGCCATGATTTTGTCGACAGCTTGGGGCACATCGACTATATTGCCCGTTATGCCCGCTACGCCGATCCGGAAATCTACTGCCATGAACTCCAGGACGATATCGATCAGGTGCTGAAGTTAGTCGCCGCCAAGGGCAAGGCCATGGAAATCAACACCCGCCGCCTCCAATCCCAGGAATTTGTTGATGCCCTTCTGCCGGTGTATCAACGCTTTTATCAACTGGGCGGACGCTATGTCACTATCGGCTCTGACGCTCATAAGGCCGCTGATATCGGCCGTGGCTTAGCCACGGCTCAGGCGATCGCCGACCACTGCCAGCTAAAGGTGGTAAAGTTTAGAGAAAGACGGATGGAATATGTAAGGGCATAA